In Flavobacterium gelatinilyticum, a genomic segment contains:
- a CDS encoding aminotransferase class V-fold PLP-dependent enzyme, with protein MLDIQKIRADFPILSQTVNGKPLVYFDNGATSQKPQVVIDAEVKYYQEINANIHRGVHTLSQLATDAYEVARGKVKDHINAKHAHEVLFTSGTTHGINLVANGFASILKSGDEVVVSSLEHHSNIVPWQMLCEKTGAILKVIPIDQNGELIIEEFDKLLSDKTKIVTVNHISNALGIINPIKYIIDKAHAVGSAVLIDGAQAVPHLKPDVQELDCDFYAFSGHKMCGPTGTGILYGKEEWLNKLPPYQGGGEMIKEVTFEKTTYADLPHKFEAGTPNIAGGIVLGTAIDYLNEVGFDNIQAYEHELLEHATKRLSEIEGIRIYGTGKNKASVVSFNIDGIHPYDVGSIIDKLGIAVRTGHHCAQPIMNFFCIPGTIRASFSFYNTKEEIDQMVDAVKKAQTMLS; from the coding sequence ATGCTAGATATTCAAAAAATAAGAGCTGATTTCCCGATACTTTCTCAAACTGTAAACGGAAAGCCATTAGTATATTTCGACAACGGAGCTACTTCGCAAAAACCACAAGTTGTAATTGATGCTGAAGTAAAATATTATCAAGAAATCAATGCCAACATTCACCGTGGCGTTCACACTTTAAGCCAGTTAGCGACTGATGCTTACGAGGTTGCTCGTGGAAAAGTAAAAGACCACATCAATGCAAAACATGCTCACGAAGTGCTTTTCACTTCAGGAACTACGCACGGAATTAACTTAGTTGCAAACGGATTCGCTTCGATTTTAAAATCTGGAGATGAAGTCGTTGTTTCTTCTTTGGAACATCACAGTAACATTGTGCCTTGGCAGATGTTGTGCGAGAAAACAGGAGCGATTTTAAAAGTTATTCCGATTGATCAAAATGGAGAATTGATCATTGAAGAATTTGACAAATTGCTTTCAGATAAAACGAAAATTGTTACTGTAAATCATATTTCGAACGCATTGGGAATTATTAACCCAATTAAATATATTATTGATAAAGCGCACGCTGTTGGCTCTGCTGTTTTAATTGACGGTGCGCAGGCTGTTCCGCATTTAAAACCAGACGTTCAGGAATTAGATTGCGATTTTTATGCTTTTTCTGGTCATAAAATGTGCGGTCCAACGGGAACTGGAATTCTTTATGGAAAAGAAGAATGGCTGAACAAACTTCCTCCTTATCAAGGCGGGGGCGAGATGATTAAAGAAGTGACTTTCGAAAAAACAACTTATGCCGATCTTCCGCATAAATTTGAAGCCGGGACTCCAAATATCGCTGGCGGAATCGTATTAGGAACTGCAATTGATTATTTAAACGAAGTTGGTTTTGATAATATTCAAGCATACGAACACGAACTTTTAGAACACGCTACAAAACGTTTATCTGAAATTGAAGGTATTAGAATCTACGGAACTGGAAAAAATAAAGCTTCTGTAGTTTCGTTTAATATTGATGGAATCCATCCGTATGATGTTGGTTCTATTATCGATAAGTTGGGAATTGCGGTTAGAACCGGACATCATTGTGCGCAGCCAATCATGAATTTCTTCTGTATTCCGGGAACGATTCGTGCTTCTTTTTCTTTCTATAATACTAAAGAAGAAATTGACCAAATGGTTGATGCTGTTAAGAAAGCTCAAACAATGCTAAGCTAA